One part of the Rickettsia akari str. Hartford genome encodes these proteins:
- a CDS encoding LD-carboxypeptidase — MILKNLSLLIILFFSISAFSAATNLKNIHITVVAPATGADNKTLSDLKNINGLNLQIHSKCFSKGKLPFLASSDEVRFNCLRDALFDESDNIVWSLRGGYGSARIIPGLLKLPKPNREKFFIGYSDITALHLFLSQEWGWKTIHGSNIADLLKTDKDHSNFIKLAEILKGHVKQVNIENLVPLNNIAKSSDLVNGKLTGGNLTMVQTSIGTSWQIKTKGKILFLEDVNVAPFRLDRELLHLKQAGLLEDVKAIIFGSFGKDLDATMLVLRNFADHLNIPVFKTNRFGHEKINDPIIYNTDSKIVMGKNKGFKLVMGL, encoded by the coding sequence ATGATTCTTAAAAATTTATCTTTACTAATAATATTATTCTTTTCAATATCAGCTTTTTCTGCTGCGACTAACCTAAAAAATATCCATATTACTGTTGTTGCTCCGGCAACAGGTGCTGATAATAAGACTTTATCGGATTTAAAAAATATTAATGGATTAAATTTACAAATTCATTCTAAGTGTTTTTCTAAAGGTAAGCTACCCTTTCTTGCAAGTAGCGATGAAGTAAGATTTAATTGCCTGCGGGATGCCTTATTTGATGAGTCTGATAATATAGTATGGAGTTTACGAGGTGGTTATGGCTCTGCTAGAATAATTCCAGGTTTACTAAAGCTACCAAAACCAAATAGAGAGAAATTCTTTATAGGATATAGTGATATAACGGCTTTACATCTTTTTCTATCACAAGAATGGGGATGGAAAACTATTCATGGTAGTAATATAGCTGACTTATTAAAAACTGATAAAGATCATAGTAATTTTATCAAGCTTGCTGAAATATTAAAAGGTCATGTAAAGCAGGTTAATATAGAGAACTTAGTACCTCTTAACAATATAGCAAAATCAAGTGATCTTGTTAACGGTAAACTAACAGGCGGTAACTTAACTATGGTACAAACTAGTATAGGAACGAGTTGGCAAATAAAGACCAAAGGCAAAATTCTTTTCTTAGAAGATGTGAATGTAGCTCCTTTTAGATTAGATCGTGAGCTTTTACACTTAAAGCAAGCAGGGTTACTTGAGGATGTTAAAGCTATAATATTTGGTTCATTTGGTAAAGATCTTGACGCCACAATGTTAGTGCTTCGTAATTTTGCGGATCATTTAAATATTCCGGTATTTAAAACAAATAGATTCGGTCATGAAAAAATTAATGATCCGATTATTTATAATACGGATAGTAAGATTGTCATGGGGAAGAATAAAGGATTTAAGTTAGTTATGGGATTGTAA
- a CDS encoding DUF3035 domain-containing protein, whose product MKKIFLLLTVLLITSACSKKLKETLGISTAGPNEYQVQRAKTLEVPPHYYLPDPGNSKTTYGNVKGQGEFNEGEKALMQDMD is encoded by the coding sequence GTGAAAAAGATTTTTTTATTATTGACTGTTTTATTAATTACTTCTGCTTGTAGTAAAAAGTTAAAAGAAACCTTAGGTATATCAACAGCTGGACCTAATGAGTATCAAGTACAGCGTGCTAAAACACTGGAAGTGCCTCCTCATTATTATTTACCAGACCCTGGGAATAGTAAAACAACTTATGGTAATGTAAAAGGACAAGGGGAATTTAATGAAGGTGAAAAGGCTTTAATGCAGGATATGGATTAA
- the coxB gene encoding cytochrome c oxidase subunit II, with product MKNITRHLSKPAYIEAFKGGPEVLATIDICKDTSLDLTSKLPLETNFGKISIVLICFVIVSSNCFASEPLPWQVTFQPPASPIMEELHHFHNFLLYISTAIVLFVAGLLGFVCIRFNAKNNPVPAKFSHNILIEIIWTVIPIIILVIIAVPSFRILRHAEKIPETDLTIKVVGYQWYWHYIYPDHDNLEFDSVMISDENLKPDQKRLLDVDNRIIIPENATVRFLITAGDVIHSFAVPSLGFKIDAVPGRINETWTRVAKKGVYYGQCSELCGINHGFMPIAIEVVSKEDFDSWIASKNKKSMNSEKPKLAAN from the coding sequence ATGAAAAATATTACTAGACATCTTTCCAAACCAGCTTATATAGAGGCATTTAAAGGAGGCCCGGAAGTGCTTGCCACCATAGACATATGTAAGGATACGAGTCTAGACTTGACGTCTAAATTACCTCTAGAAACGAATTTTGGGAAGATCTCGATTGTTTTAATTTGTTTTGTGATTGTTAGTAGTAATTGCTTTGCCTCCGAGCCGTTACCTTGGCAAGTAACGTTCCAGCCTCCAGCAAGTCCGATTATGGAGGAATTACATCATTTTCATAATTTTCTGCTTTATATCTCAACAGCTATTGTTTTATTTGTTGCTGGATTACTTGGCTTTGTATGTATCAGATTTAATGCAAAAAATAACCCTGTACCGGCAAAATTTTCACATAATATTTTAATAGAAATAATTTGGACTGTAATACCTATTATAATTTTAGTTATTATTGCAGTACCGTCTTTTAGAATATTGCGTCATGCTGAAAAAATACCCGAGACAGATTTAACTATTAAAGTAGTAGGTTATCAATGGTATTGGCATTATATATATCCTGATCATGATAATTTAGAATTTGATAGCGTAATGATCTCTGATGAGAATCTAAAACCTGACCAGAAACGATTATTGGATGTTGATAATCGAATTATTATCCCTGAAAATGCTACCGTAAGATTTCTCATTACCGCAGGTGATGTAATACATAGTTTTGCTGTTCCGTCACTTGGTTTTAAAATAGACGCAGTCCCAGGCAGAATAAATGAAACCTGGACACGAGTAGCGAAAAAAGGCGTATATTACGGACAATGCTCTGAACTATGCGGCATCAATCACGGCTTCATGCCGATTGCTATAGAAGTAGTAAGTAAAGAGGATTTCGACAGTTGGATTGCAAGCAAGAACAAGAAGAGCATGAATAGCGAGAAGCCAAAATTGGCGGCTAACTAA
- the murD gene encoding UDP-N-acetylmuramoyl-L-alanine--D-glutamate ligase, whose protein sequence is MHSNTKQKIGVFGLGKTGMSVYEELHGKCDIIIYDDLKANRDIFEKLYSKSAIVALSDLRWQNLDKIILSPGVPLTHKIVGIAKNFNIPVISDIDLLFEKSKNLNFIAITGTNGKSTTTALISHILNSSGLDYQVAGNIGVPALQAKASKDGYVLELSSFQLDLVKIFTAKIAVLLNITPDHLDRHQHMNGYIAAKSKIFDRMDKDSYAVINIDNDYCREIFITLQQEQRIKLVPFSVTKILENCISVVDNKINDNFFDDIRFECQYNSESFRQNEFQGEPAERIKVCEHRLDLQNSLVSNFLNDAVPFNNNLQGTHNDENIAASYAVAKIIGVEPKKILESISGFQSLPHRMQYICSINNINFYNDSKATNAISAVQSIKALDNIYWLAGGIPKDGGIECIKPYFSKIKKAYFYGQAKEIFANTTKNIVDFVICDNLEQAFDLAYKDAVGDNAELKNILLAPSCSSYDQFKNFAERGELFIKLCSILSPVA, encoded by the coding sequence ATGCATTCTAATACAAAACAAAAAATAGGTGTTTTTGGGCTTGGTAAAACCGGTATGTCGGTTTATGAAGAGCTGCATGGTAAATGTGACATAATTATTTATGACGATTTAAAAGCAAATAGAGATATATTTGAAAAATTATATAGTAAAAGTGCTATTGTTGCTTTATCTGATTTAAGATGGCAAAATTTAGATAAAATTATCTTAAGCCCTGGAGTTCCTTTAACACATAAGATAGTAGGTATTGCAAAAAATTTTAATATTCCAGTCATTTCTGATATAGATTTATTATTTGAAAAATCAAAAAATTTAAACTTTATCGCCATAACTGGTACAAACGGTAAAAGTACTACTACTGCTTTAATAAGCCATATCTTAAATAGTAGCGGTTTAGACTATCAGGTTGCCGGTAATATTGGAGTTCCTGCTTTGCAAGCTAAAGCAAGTAAGGACGGATATGTACTTGAATTATCTTCTTTTCAGCTAGATCTAGTAAAAATCTTTACAGCTAAAATAGCAGTGCTTCTTAACATAACTCCAGATCATTTAGACAGACATCAGCATATGAACGGCTATATTGCAGCAAAATCCAAGATTTTTGATCGAATGGATAAAGATAGTTATGCAGTAATTAATATTGATAATGATTATTGTCGTGAAATTTTTATCACATTACAGCAGGAGCAACGTATAAAACTAGTTCCTTTTTCGGTTACTAAAATTCTTGAAAACTGCATTTCGGTAGTTGATAATAAAATTAACGATAATTTTTTTGATGATATAAGGTTTGAATGTCAGTATAATTCAGAAAGCTTCAGACAAAATGAATTTCAAGGCGAGCCTGCGGAGCGTATAAAAGTATGTGAGCACAGGCTGGACCTACAAAATTCGCTTGTATCAAATTTTCTGAATGATGCTGTACCTTTTAATAACAATTTGCAAGGAACTCATAATGATGAGAATATCGCTGCAAGTTATGCAGTAGCTAAAATAATAGGAGTAGAACCTAAAAAAATACTTGAGTCTATAAGTGGTTTTCAGAGTTTACCGCATAGAATGCAATATATCTGTAGTATAAATAATATAAATTTTTACAATGATAGTAAAGCGACAAATGCTATATCTGCCGTACAATCAATTAAAGCACTTGATAATATTTACTGGCTTGCTGGAGGAATCCCTAAAGATGGCGGTATTGAATGCATAAAGCCTTATTTCAGTAAAATTAAGAAAGCTTATTTTTATGGTCAAGCTAAAGAAATATTTGCAAATACTACTAAGAATATAGTAGATTTTGTAATATGTGATAATCTTGAGCAGGCTTTTGATCTTGCTTATAAGGATGCAGTAGGTGATAATGCGGAGTTGAAAAATATCTTGTTAGCACCTAGTTGTAGCTCATATGATCAGTTTAAAAATTTTGCAGAGCGTGGCGAGTTGTTTATAAAGTTGTGTAGTATACTATCACCCGTGGCTTGA
- a CDS encoding M23 family metallopeptidase yields the protein MNDTAQSYDFNGVLPSSFISAHLRKVLISSSLLLFIGLVFFVSFAVNNYVNNTLSITLVQPDSDEEETISFKEVVVKKGDTIKSILIEQHIPKNEIEKIVSLIKERKLSSALKIGQQITFEYETKITENEHEDLTSEVKFLNKIIIIVDKLKTIQLIRENDNFKVEEIIVPLTKKIAKSSVNIESNFMSALKKLGLSNNSIIELINAYAYQIDFQRQIKSGDTATVIMEQYVTEDGKFSHHGKILYVSLNLSGKEYNIYRYSHDNNANNHAFFSEDGKSVKRSLLKTPLKIIKVSSHYGNRKHPILGYTKMHKGVDFAAPTGTPIYSAGNGVITEMGWKSGYGKFIQVKHSGTLSTAYAHASNFAKNLKVGSVVKQGQVIAYVGSTGRASGSHLHYEVKIDGKHVNPMSVKTTPGVELNGRNLEKFKQFKKEIKALNVKLDKEL from the coding sequence ATGAATGATACCGCACAATCTTATGATTTTAATGGCGTATTGCCATCATCTTTTATTAGTGCACATCTTAGGAAAGTTCTCATCTCTTCGTCCTTATTATTATTTATAGGATTAGTTTTTTTCGTCTCTTTTGCCGTTAATAATTATGTTAACAACACTTTATCCATCACTTTAGTACAACCTGATAGTGATGAAGAAGAAACAATTTCATTTAAAGAAGTAGTAGTAAAAAAAGGCGATACTATAAAGTCAATTTTAATAGAACAACATATCCCTAAAAATGAAATAGAAAAAATTGTCAGTTTAATAAAAGAGAGAAAATTATCCTCTGCTCTTAAAATAGGTCAGCAAATTACTTTTGAGTATGAAACAAAAATTACTGAAAACGAGCATGAAGATCTAACATCAGAGGTAAAATTCTTAAATAAAATCATTATAATTGTGGATAAGCTCAAGACTATTCAATTAATAAGAGAAAACGATAATTTCAAAGTTGAAGAAATTATAGTACCTTTAACTAAAAAAATTGCTAAATCATCGGTAAATATTGAATCAAATTTTATGTCAGCTCTTAAAAAACTGGGTTTATCAAATAATAGCATAATAGAGCTGATTAATGCTTATGCTTATCAAATCGATTTTCAACGTCAAATAAAAAGTGGTGATACCGCAACCGTAATAATGGAACAATACGTAACGGAAGACGGTAAATTTTCTCACCACGGTAAAATCCTGTATGTTTCATTAAATCTTTCAGGAAAAGAATATAATATATATCGTTATTCCCATGATAATAATGCAAATAATCATGCATTTTTTTCAGAAGATGGTAAAAGCGTAAAAAGAAGCTTACTTAAAACTCCGTTAAAAATTATAAAAGTTTCTTCACATTACGGTAATAGAAAACATCCGATACTCGGTTATACTAAAATGCATAAGGGAGTTGACTTTGCAGCTCCAACCGGTACGCCTATATATTCCGCAGGAAACGGAGTTATAACGGAGATGGGTTGGAAGTCGGGTTATGGAAAATTTATTCAGGTAAAACATAGCGGTACGTTATCTACTGCTTATGCTCATGCTTCAAATTTTGCAAAAAATTTAAAAGTGGGAAGCGTAGTAAAACAGGGGCAGGTTATAGCATATGTTGGGAGTACCGGTAGAGCTAGCGGATCACATTTGCATTATGAAGTTAAAATTGACGGCAAACATGTTAATCCTATGTCGGTTAAAACAACACCTGGTGTAGAGTTAAACGGAAGAAATTTAGAGAAATTCAAACAATTTAAGAAAGAAATAAAAGCTTTAAATGTTAAGCTTGATAAGGAGTTGTAA
- a CDS encoding lytic transglycosylase domain-containing protein, producing MKITIKLLTSIFLLALNWIPWSSYGMTTGVNSDYVDNVKQVFTHIDQKNWSQAEDLALEVNNKVLTKIVLSQKYLDNKYSDNSFEHVIRFLRNNPDWPQNKRLEERAEEYLNNNTNKKVIFDWFSKHPPVTGKGYKFYAAAASSLIKDQKILLPIIKEAWVYANFTPEEESVYYNKWHKYLTANDHLERIEEHLWQHDIRSAEQSLKYVDQGYRDSFKAQIAIIGKLPNAEKLFKNVPEKYYTSGLLYRYLDSRKTQKPTSGDISLFKKAKNNRKHFAKWCRIQSYYAREFIDYKDFSNSYRIATMPFATCPETIREQEWLAGWLSLSFLKKPDQALVHFNKFIKVVKTPISLARGFYWLGRTYEAKGYKQTARKFYEQAAKYSFTFYGQVAHVELNRTKLVLPPIPVITSEARKNIENKEIIKAIRLLVKYNKHNLAMIYSKAAIKNTKNPAEIQIIANIIKANNNTNHMVEVAKIAAQNHAFIPDCAFPTPYNLGGLPIPPHLTYGIIRQESVFDHRAVSYANAMGLMQLIKGAACDTAKSINMKCNIADLTRNPVYNIKLGSHYFKKLLDDHKGSYILSIASYNAGSHNVVKWIDRFGDPRDIKDIRKVVDWIELIPYRETRDYVQRVLENIQIYRVILNKNNNLYFKRDLHACDITKINFY from the coding sequence ATGAAAATCACAATAAAATTATTAACTTCTATATTTTTGTTAGCTTTGAACTGGATCCCGTGGTCAAGCTACGGGATGACAACTGGGGTAAATTCTGATTATGTAGATAATGTTAAGCAAGTTTTTACACATATCGATCAAAAAAATTGGTCACAAGCTGAAGATTTAGCTCTAGAGGTAAATAATAAAGTTTTAACAAAAATTGTACTTTCTCAGAAATATTTAGATAATAAATATTCAGATAATAGTTTTGAACATGTAATAAGATTTTTACGCAATAACCCGGATTGGCCTCAAAACAAGCGGCTTGAAGAAAGAGCGGAAGAATATCTAAATAATAATACAAATAAAAAAGTCATTTTTGATTGGTTTAGTAAACATCCTCCTGTTACAGGCAAAGGTTATAAATTTTATGCGGCAGCTGCAAGTAGTTTAATCAAAGATCAGAAGATATTGCTACCTATTATTAAAGAGGCTTGGGTGTATGCCAATTTCACTCCTGAAGAAGAAAGTGTATATTACAATAAGTGGCATAAATATTTAACTGCAAATGATCATTTAGAGCGGATAGAAGAGCATTTATGGCAACATGATATTAGGTCTGCCGAGCAATCCCTAAAATATGTAGATCAAGGTTATCGTGATTCTTTTAAAGCACAAATTGCGATTATAGGTAAATTACCAAATGCTGAAAAGCTTTTTAAAAATGTTCCTGAAAAATACTATACTTCCGGTTTGTTATATCGTTATTTAGATTCTAGAAAGACGCAAAAACCGACAAGTGGAGATATTTCTTTATTTAAGAAAGCTAAAAATAACCGTAAACATTTTGCAAAATGGTGTCGCATTCAGTCCTATTATGCTCGTGAATTCATCGATTACAAAGATTTTTCAAATAGTTATAGAATTGCAACGATGCCCTTTGCGACTTGTCCTGAAACTATAAGAGAGCAGGAATGGCTTGCGGGTTGGCTTTCTTTAAGCTTTTTAAAAAAGCCTGATCAAGCATTAGTACATTTTAATAAGTTTATTAAAGTTGTTAAAACCCCGATTAGTTTAGCACGTGGATTTTATTGGCTCGGTCGTACTTATGAAGCAAAAGGCTATAAGCAAACGGCTAGAAAATTTTACGAGCAGGCAGCCAAATATTCTTTTACCTTTTACGGACAGGTAGCACATGTTGAATTAAATAGAACAAAATTAGTTTTACCTCCTATTCCTGTAATAACTTCTGAAGCAAGGAAAAATATCGAGAATAAAGAGATTATCAAAGCAATAAGGTTACTGGTTAAATATAATAAGCATAATTTAGCCATGATATATTCCAAAGCAGCTATTAAAAACACTAAAAATCCTGCAGAAATTCAAATAATTGCGAATATTATTAAAGCAAATAATAATACTAACCATATGGTTGAGGTGGCAAAAATTGCTGCCCAAAATCATGCTTTTATTCCAGATTGTGCTTTTCCAACGCCTTATAATCTAGGAGGTTTGCCTATCCCACCTCATTTAACTTATGGAATAATTAGACAAGAATCGGTCTTTGACCATAGGGCCGTGAGTTATGCAAATGCCATGGGGCTGATGCAGCTTATTAAGGGGGCTGCTTGTGATACCGCAAAATCTATAAATATGAAATGTAATATAGCAGATTTAACTAGGAATCCTGTATATAATATCAAGCTTGGTTCGCATTATTTCAAAAAATTATTAGATGATCATAAAGGTTCGTATATTCTGTCTATCGCCTCTTATAATGCAGGGAGTCATAATGTAGTAAAATGGATCGATAGATTCGGTGATCCAAGGGATATTAAAGATATAAGAAAGGTTGTTGACTGGATAGAACTTATACCTTATCGAGAAACAAGAGATTACGTTCAAAGAGTACTTGAAAATATTCAGATTTATAGGGTAATCTTAAATAAGAATAATAACTTGTACTTTAAGCGTGACTTGCATGCTTGCGATATAACAAAAATTAATTTTTATTAG
- the lspA gene encoding signal peptidase II has protein sequence MCLLIKKLYLTFARSTSIIITLVIIDQLSKWWFIDNLRWTPGLMLKVTSFLNMVYTWNYGISFGLMREYYQYSNAIFLITNTLIVCYLYYLMIRSNTIGSFAGYSFVIGGAVGNLIDRCFRGAVFDFIHFHYHNYSFPVFNLADCFITIGVIILIEDYDNTKKVIEEKIKGNYDNAQIEAMAEKIRNTDQGGNDKV, from the coding sequence ATGTGCCTACTCATAAAAAAACTATATCTAACATTTGCTCGTAGTACTAGTATAATAATCACCTTAGTAATTATTGATCAGTTAAGTAAATGGTGGTTTATTGATAATTTGAGATGGACACCAGGCTTAATGCTCAAGGTTACTTCTTTCTTAAATATGGTTTATACTTGGAATTACGGTATTAGTTTTGGTCTAATGCGTGAATATTATCAGTATAGTAATGCTATTTTTTTAATAACGAACACGCTTATTGTCTGTTATTTATATTATTTGATGATACGTTCAAACACAATAGGGAGTTTTGCCGGTTATAGTTTTGTCATTGGTGGGGCTGTTGGTAATCTAATTGATAGGTGTTTTAGAGGGGCAGTCTTTGACTTCATTCATTTCCATTATCATAATTATAGCTTCCCCGTATTTAATTTAGCTGATTGCTTTATTACAATAGGAGTAATTATCTTAATAGAAGATTATGATAATACTAAAAAAGTTATTGAAGAAAAGATTAAAGGGAATTATGATAATGCTCAAATTGAAGCTATGGCTGAAAAAATTCGTAACACCGATCAGGGCGGTAACGATAAAGTATAA
- a CDS encoding gamma-glutamyl-gamma-aminobutyrate hydrolase family protein produces the protein MKKKPIIGVTPDLVQNCEKYTYAAFPWYALRRNYTDAIIAAGGVPLLLPYQTDTINQLMEFVDGVVMPGGDEDIHPKFYEPEYTEDAVISNEERDNFEILVLKKALARDIPVLGICRGMQLLNVIFNGTLIKHIPDYIDTIINHTQPSPKNIVSHAISIEANTKLAKIANNNLQTMVNSTHHQAAKQLGNDLIVSAKAEDSIIEAIESTKHKFVIGVQWHPEYLNDNGVDLELFKEFVKASK, from the coding sequence ATGAAAAAGAAACCGATAATAGGTGTTACACCTGATTTAGTACAAAATTGTGAAAAATATACTTACGCTGCTTTTCCATGGTATGCATTGCGAAGAAACTATACCGATGCAATTATTGCAGCCGGTGGTGTACCGCTATTATTACCTTATCAAACTGATACAATAAATCAGCTTATGGAATTTGTTGACGGTGTTGTAATGCCAGGCGGTGATGAAGACATACATCCTAAATTTTATGAGCCGGAATACACCGAAGATGCAGTAATTTCTAATGAAGAACGTGATAATTTTGAGATATTAGTTTTAAAGAAAGCATTAGCTAGAGATATTCCGGTTTTGGGCATATGCCGAGGTATGCAGTTATTAAACGTTATTTTTAATGGTACGCTTATTAAACATATTCCTGATTATATTGACACTATAATTAACCATACACAACCTTCACCTAAAAATATAGTTTCACATGCAATTAGTATAGAAGCAAATACTAAACTTGCTAAAATAGCTAATAATAACCTACAAACTATGGTTAATTCGACTCATCACCAGGCTGCTAAACAACTTGGTAATGATCTTATCGTATCTGCAAAAGCAGAAGACAGTATAATTGAAGCCATTGAATCAACGAAACATAAATTTGTTATCGGCGTTCAATGGCATCCTGAATATCTTAACGATAATGGAGTAGATTTAGAATTATTTAAAGAATTCGTAAAAGCTAGTAAGTAA
- the ctaD gene encoding cytochrome c oxidase subunit I produces the protein MDITTTEIYHDDQHIPNGWRRWLFSTNHKDISIMYIIFAVFAGIVGGLFSLLFRLELAMPGGTFLNHDFQLYNVLITAHAVIMVFFMIMPALFGGFGNYFVPLLIGAPDMAFPRLNNISFWLLIPAFFLLIGSAFVDGGPGTGWTLYPPLSNLSGHPGAAVDMAIFSLHLTGLSSILGSINLIVTIFNMRAPGMGLFKMPLFVWSILVTAFLIILAMPVLGGAVTMLLTDRNFGTTFFKPDGGGDPVLFQHLFWFFGHPEVYIVILPGFGIVSHVISTFSRKPIFGYQGMVGAMVIIGFVGFIVWAHHMFTVGLSYNTLIYFTAGTMIIAVPTGVKIFSWIATMWGGSITFPTPMLFSIGFIILFTIGGVTGIILSNSALDRVLHDTYYVVAHFHYTMSLGALFTAFAGFYYWFGKISGKQYPEILGKIHFWITFIGVNLTFFPQHFLGLAGMPRRIPDYPEAFGGWNMVSSIGAGISMVAALYFVFIVFYTLKYGKNCPANPWGDGANTLEWTLTSPPPFHTFETPPHIEG, from the coding sequence ATGGATATAACTACTACCGAAATTTATCACGATGACCAGCACATCCCGAACGGTTGGAGGCGATGGCTTTTTTCTACCAATCACAAAGATATCAGCATTATGTATATCATATTTGCCGTTTTTGCCGGAATTGTCGGAGGGTTATTTTCTCTTCTATTTAGGTTAGAGCTTGCAATGCCCGGCGGCACTTTCTTAAATCATGATTTCCAGCTATATAACGTGCTTATCACAGCACATGCGGTTATTATGGTATTCTTTATGATTATGCCGGCGTTGTTTGGTGGTTTTGGTAACTATTTCGTACCTCTATTAATAGGGGCTCCCGATATGGCATTTCCACGCCTTAACAATATCAGTTTTTGGCTACTAATTCCTGCTTTTTTCTTACTTATTGGTTCGGCTTTTGTTGACGGCGGACCGGGAACGGGCTGGACGCTCTACCCTCCTTTAAGTAATTTGAGCGGTCACCCGGGGGCAGCAGTTGATATGGCTATTTTCAGCTTACATTTAACAGGTCTATCGTCAATCCTCGGATCAATTAACTTAATTGTTACTATCTTTAATATGAGAGCTCCAGGGATGGGTCTTTTCAAGATGCCTTTATTTGTTTGGTCTATCTTAGTAACTGCATTTCTGATAATCTTAGCTATGCCGGTGCTTGGCGGGGCTGTCACTATGCTCCTTACTGATCGTAACTTTGGTACCACTTTCTTTAAGCCTGATGGCGGCGGTGATCCTGTATTATTTCAGCATCTATTTTGGTTTTTCGGTCATCCTGAAGTATATATCGTAATACTTCCAGGCTTTGGTATAGTAAGTCATGTTATTTCAACTTTTTCACGCAAACCTATATTTGGTTATCAAGGTATGGTCGGAGCTATGGTAATAATCGGTTTCGTCGGATTTATCGTATGGGCTCACCATATGTTTACTGTTGGGCTTTCTTATAATACACTTATATATTTCACTGCCGGAACGATGATTATAGCAGTTCCGACAGGCGTTAAAATATTTAGCTGGATAGCGACTATGTGGGGCGGTTCTATTACATTCCCAACTCCTATGTTATTTTCGATAGGATTTATTATATTATTCACGATTGGCGGCGTAACTGGTATAATCCTATCAAATTCGGCACTTGATCGAGTTCTGCACGATACATATTATGTTGTTGCACATTTCCATTATACGATGTCACTCGGTGCTTTATTTACGGCATTTGCAGGCTTTTATTATTGGTTTGGAAAAATATCCGGTAAACAATATCCAGAAATTTTAGGCAAAATCCATTTTTGGATTACATTTATTGGGGTTAATTTAACTTTCTTCCCGCAGCATTTCTTAGGTCTTGCGGGCATGCCAAGAAGAATACCGGATTACCCTGAAGCTTTCGGCGGCTGGAATATGGTTTCATCGATAGGAGCAGGTATCTCTATGGTGGCGGCTCTTTATTTTGTATTTATCGTTTTCTATACGCTAAAATATGGCAAAAATTGTCCGGCCAATCCGTGGGGTGACGGTGCTAATACGCTTGAGTGGACGCTTACCTCACCACCGCCGTTCCATACTTTTGAAACACCACCGCATATTGAGGGGTAA